One segment of uncultured Tolumonas sp. DNA contains the following:
- the pflB gene encoding formate C-acetyltransferase, producing MKTTYEVSNNAWQGFAEGTWQSEVDVREFIQKNYTPYTGDESFLAGPSASTLTLWDKVLLGIQEENRTHAPIDFDTDLPSTITSHGAGYIDQTLEKIVGLQTDAPLKRGIIANGGIRMVKTSCEVYGRELDPGVEKTFTEYRKTHNQACFELYTPEIMACRKSGIITGLPDAYGRGRIIGDYRRIALYGIDILIKDKKKQYDSTQAELEAGTSVEESLRLREELADQLHALEDIRRMGLVYGVDMSSPATNAQQAIQFTYFGYLAAVKSQNGAAMSLGRTSTFLDVFIDRDLKNGVITEVQAQELVDHFIMKLRMVRFLRTPEYDSLFSGDPIWATESMAGMGTDGRTLVTKTTFRYLQSLYNMGAAPEPNLTILWSEQLPAPFKLFAAKVSIDTSSIQYENDDLMRSDFNNDDYAIACCVSPQIVGKHMQFFGARANLAKGLLYAINGGFDEKLKVQIGPDIPKVTSEYLSFDDVMPRFDMLMDWLAKQYLTALNIIHYSHDRYSYEASLMALMDRDVFRTMACGIAGLSVVADSLSAIKFAKVKPIRDENDLIVDFQVEGEYPQFGNNDPRVDDIACDLVSKFMQKIQKLTTYRKAVPTQSVLTITSNVVYGKKTGNTPDGRRAGAPFGPGANPVHGRDTKGAVASLTSVAKLPFAYAKDGISYTFSIVPNALGKEVDAQKINLAALMDGYFHHEESIEGGQHLNVNVLNREMLLDAVDHPEKYPQLTIRVSGYAVRFNSLTREQQQDVITRTFTNSI from the coding sequence ATGAAAACCACCTATGAAGTCTCAAACAACGCATGGCAAGGCTTTGCTGAAGGGACATGGCAATCTGAAGTCGATGTACGAGAATTTATTCAAAAAAACTACACACCTTATACCGGTGATGAGTCTTTTTTAGCTGGGCCATCAGCATCAACACTGACACTCTGGGATAAGGTTCTGCTCGGTATTCAAGAAGAAAACCGGACACATGCGCCGATTGATTTTGATACCGACCTGCCATCCACCATCACCTCGCATGGCGCTGGTTATATTGATCAAACATTAGAAAAAATAGTGGGTCTCCAAACCGATGCCCCACTGAAACGAGGCATTATTGCCAATGGCGGCATTCGGATGGTCAAGACATCATGCGAAGTCTATGGGCGTGAACTGGATCCCGGTGTAGAAAAAACTTTTACCGAATACCGTAAAACACACAATCAAGCTTGCTTTGAATTATATACCCCCGAAATTATGGCCTGCCGTAAATCGGGCATCATCACCGGATTACCCGATGCATATGGTCGTGGGCGGATCATCGGTGACTATCGCCGAATTGCACTCTATGGCATTGATATACTGATCAAAGATAAGAAAAAACAATATGATTCAACCCAAGCTGAATTAGAAGCAGGCACGAGTGTCGAAGAGTCGCTGCGATTACGCGAAGAGTTGGCCGATCAACTTCATGCCTTAGAAGACATTCGCCGCATGGGGCTGGTTTATGGCGTTGATATGTCATCACCGGCAACCAATGCTCAACAAGCCATTCAGTTCACCTATTTTGGTTATCTGGCTGCTGTAAAATCACAAAATGGTGCTGCCATGTCGTTGGGTCGCACCTCGACCTTCCTTGATGTCTTTATTGATCGTGATTTGAAAAACGGCGTGATCACTGAGGTGCAAGCGCAGGAACTGGTCGACCATTTCATCATGAAACTACGCATGGTTCGTTTCCTGAGAACGCCTGAATATGACTCACTGTTCTCCGGCGACCCGATTTGGGCTACTGAATCCATGGCAGGAATGGGCACTGATGGCCGCACGTTAGTAACTAAGACAACCTTCCGTTATTTGCAATCGCTATACAATATGGGGGCTGCTCCAGAGCCAAATTTAACCATTCTCTGGTCAGAACAATTGCCAGCCCCCTTCAAATTATTTGCAGCTAAAGTCTCCATTGATACCTCGTCAATCCAATATGAAAATGACGATTTGATGCGTTCTGATTTTAATAATGATGACTATGCAATTGCATGTTGTGTGAGCCCACAAATTGTCGGTAAACACATGCAGTTTTTTGGCGCCAGAGCCAATTTAGCCAAAGGATTACTGTATGCCATCAACGGCGGATTTGATGAAAAACTAAAGGTACAAATCGGCCCTGACATTCCTAAAGTGACCTCGGAATATTTAAGTTTTGACGACGTCATGCCGCGTTTTGACATGTTGATGGATTGGCTTGCGAAGCAATATTTAACCGCCTTAAATATTATTCATTATTCGCATGATCGATACAGTTATGAAGCATCACTGATGGCCTTGATGGATCGGGATGTCTTTCGAACCATGGCTTGCGGTATCGCTGGCTTATCGGTGGTAGCCGATTCATTGTCGGCCATTAAATTTGCGAAAGTTAAACCGATCCGCGATGAAAATGATCTCATCGTCGATTTTCAGGTGGAAGGTGAATACCCTCAATTTGGCAATAATGATCCTCGGGTTGATGATATTGCCTGCGATTTAGTCTCTAAATTTATGCAAAAAATTCAAAAATTAACGACCTATCGCAAAGCGGTGCCAACTCAATCGGTTTTGACGATTACATCGAATGTGGTATATGGCAAAAAAACCGGTAATACACCGGATGGTCGTCGTGCTGGTGCACCGTTTGGCCCAGGGGCAAATCCCGTGCATGGCCGTGACACAAAAGGAGCCGTGGCCTCGTTAACCTCAGTGGCTAAATTGCCGTTTGCTTATGCCAAAGATGGTATCTCTTACACATTCTCCATCGTGCCTAATGCCCTCGGCAAAGAGGTTGATGCTCAAAAAATTAATCTTGCTGCATTGATGGATGGATATTTCCATCATGAAGAGAGTATTGAGGGTGGGCAGCATCTTAACGTCAACGTGTTGAATAGAGAGATGTTGTTAGATGCAGTTGATCATCCAGAGAAATATCCTCAGCTAACAATCCGAGTCTCTGGTTATGCCGTTCGCTTCAATTCACTGACTCGTGAACAACAGCAAGACGTTATTACCCGAACATTTACGAATTCAATTTAA